Proteins encoded in a region of the Streptomyces sp. PCS3-D2 genome:
- a CDS encoding helicase C-terminal domain-containing protein: MPEPSTAAGAPENGTGTTSPRSLAEALRARDDAALCALLHSRPDLLNPVPGDVTQLATRAGTRASVVRALERLDRFTLQTVEALAVAPDPCPYPVLEGLLTGGEDERARTALPRALATLRDQALVWGAEDRLRLVRTARELLAPSAQRPSPTGLGPTVAEATAGMSPTRVQEIVAAAGLPATHDPVSAVTALTALFTDPERMSALLDEAPAEAHQVLGRLVWGPPYGEVTPNPAPPVRWLRDRGLLLPATARTVVLPREVALHLRGGLAHRDTSPVAPPVTAHREHRPPLVDANAAGQALAALATVEELVKSWEHTGPPVLRAGGLSVRDLKRAAAALDTTEASAAFWIELAYAAGLLASDGEADERYAPTPAFDDWRELPPAERWSALAAAWLPATRTAGLVGEQDAKARTLSALGPELDRSAAPEVRRRVLELLADLPEGGSPDAEAVLARLAWERPVRTPSDLRARLAGWALTEAEVLGVTGRGALSGPGRALLEHRDPAPLLAPLLPEPVDHVLLQADLTAVAPGPLRRPLGDTLAVLADVESKGGATVYRFTPGSVRRALDAGHAAADLHAFLKEHSRTPVPQPLAYLIDDVARRHGHLRVGAASSYVRCDDDAMLGEILADKRSAGLGLRRLAPTVLAARAEPTALLEGLRAMGYAPAAESGTGDVLVARADAHRTPARSAPVPVPDGPPVPDATLLGAAVRAIRAGDLAATAVRKEPGPAAAVPGDLPRTSAAETLATVQAAALTGSAVWIGYVNADGAASQRVIAPVRVEGGFVTGYDHTADEVRTYALHRVTGVAELADEHL, from the coding sequence GTGCCCGAGCCAAGCACTGCTGCGGGAGCTCCGGAGAACGGGACCGGGACGACGTCCCCGCGCTCCCTCGCCGAGGCGCTGCGCGCCCGCGACGACGCCGCGCTCTGTGCCCTGCTGCACTCCCGCCCGGACCTGCTGAACCCGGTCCCGGGCGACGTGACCCAGCTCGCCACGCGCGCCGGGACCCGGGCCTCGGTGGTGCGGGCCCTGGAGCGGCTGGACCGGTTCACCCTGCAGACGGTCGAAGCCCTCGCCGTGGCCCCCGACCCGTGCCCGTACCCGGTGCTGGAGGGGCTGCTGACCGGCGGCGAGGACGAGCGGGCCCGTACCGCGCTCCCCCGGGCCCTGGCCACCCTGCGCGACCAGGCCCTGGTGTGGGGCGCCGAGGACCGGCTGCGTCTGGTGCGCACCGCCCGCGAGCTGCTCGCACCATCCGCGCAGCGGCCTTCGCCGACCGGACTGGGGCCGACCGTCGCCGAGGCCACCGCCGGGATGTCGCCGACGCGGGTGCAGGAGATCGTGGCGGCGGCCGGGCTGCCCGCCACGCACGACCCGGTCTCCGCGGTCACGGCGCTGACCGCGCTGTTCACCGACCCGGAGCGGATGTCCGCGCTGCTGGACGAGGCCCCGGCCGAGGCGCACCAGGTGCTGGGCCGGCTGGTGTGGGGTCCGCCGTACGGAGAGGTGACCCCGAACCCGGCACCGCCGGTGCGCTGGCTGCGCGACCGGGGTCTGCTGCTGCCCGCGACGGCACGGACCGTGGTCCTGCCGCGGGAGGTGGCACTGCACCTGCGCGGCGGCCTCGCCCACCGGGACACCTCGCCGGTGGCTCCGCCGGTGACCGCGCACCGCGAGCACCGGCCACCGCTCGTGGACGCGAACGCCGCCGGCCAGGCGCTGGCCGCGCTGGCCACCGTCGAGGAGCTGGTGAAGTCCTGGGAGCACACCGGTCCGCCGGTGCTGCGGGCGGGCGGGCTGTCCGTACGGGACCTGAAGCGGGCCGCGGCAGCCCTGGACACCACCGAGGCGTCCGCGGCGTTCTGGATCGAACTGGCCTACGCGGCCGGGCTGCTGGCCAGCGACGGGGAGGCCGACGAGCGGTACGCGCCCACCCCGGCCTTCGACGACTGGCGCGAACTGCCGCCCGCCGAACGGTGGTCGGCGCTGGCCGCCGCCTGGCTGCCGGCGACCCGTACGGCCGGCCTGGTCGGCGAGCAGGACGCGAAGGCGCGCACCCTGTCGGCGCTCGGCCCCGAACTGGACCGCTCCGCCGCGCCCGAGGTGCGCCGGCGCGTCCTGGAACTCCTCGCGGACCTGCCGGAGGGCGGCTCCCCCGATGCGGAGGCGGTGCTGGCGCGGCTCGCGTGGGAGCGTCCCGTGCGCACGCCGAGCGACCTGCGGGCCCGGCTGGCGGGCTGGGCGCTGACCGAGGCGGAGGTCCTCGGGGTGACCGGCAGGGGCGCCCTGTCGGGGCCCGGCCGGGCCCTGCTGGAACACCGGGACCCGGCGCCGCTCCTGGCACCGCTGCTGCCGGAGCCGGTCGACCACGTACTGCTGCAGGCGGACCTGACGGCGGTGGCGCCGGGACCGCTGCGCCGCCCGCTCGGGGACACCCTCGCGGTGCTCGCCGACGTGGAGTCCAAGGGCGGGGCGACGGTGTACCGCTTCACTCCGGGATCGGTGCGGCGGGCACTGGACGCCGGCCATGCCGCCGCCGACCTGCACGCCTTCCTCAAGGAGCACAGCCGTACGCCGGTGCCACAGCCGCTGGCGTACCTGATCGACGACGTGGCCCGCCGGCACGGACACCTGCGGGTCGGCGCGGCCTCCTCGTACGTGCGCTGCGACGACGACGCGATGCTGGGCGAGATCCTGGCGGACAAGCGCTCGGCGGGGCTGGGGCTGCGCCGATTGGCGCCCACGGTGCTGGCCGCGCGGGCCGAACCGACCGCGCTGCTGGAGGGCCTGCGGGCGATGGGGTACGCGCCGGCCGCGGAGTCCGGTACCGGCGACGTGCTGGTGGCACGGGCCGACGCCCACCGCACACCGGCCCGCTCGGCACCCGTACCGGTACCGGACGGTCCGCCGGTGCCGGACGCGACGCTGCTCGGGGCGGCCGTACGGGCGATCCGTGCGGGCGACCTGGCGGCGACGGCGGTCCGCAAGGAGCCGGGGCCGGCCGCCGCCGTGCCGGGCGATCTCCCGCGCACGAGCGCGGCGGAGACGCTGGCGACGGTACAGGCGGCGGCCCTGACGGGGTCGGCGGTGTGGATCGGCTACGTGAACGCGGACGGCGCCGCGAGCCAGCGGGTCATCGCCCCGGTGCGCGTCGAGGGCGGCTTCGTCACGGGCTACGACCACACGGCGGACGAGGTCCGCACCTACGCCCTGCA
- a CDS encoding HAD family hydrolase has translation MGGMNLTVGFDLDMTLIDSRPGIHAAYRALSAETGTYIDADAAVTRLGPPLDEELAYWFPQAEIPAMADRYREIYPDHAIAPTPAMPGAREAVAAVQAMGGRAIVVTAKHEPNARLHLEHLGIEPDAVIGWLWAEAKAGALREHGAQIYVGDHIGDVRGARTAGALSVAVPTGPCPEPELRAAGADVVLADLTALPRWLAGYVAVQPV, from the coding sequence ATGGGCGGTATGAACCTCACCGTCGGCTTCGACCTCGACATGACCCTGATCGACTCCCGCCCGGGGATCCACGCCGCCTACCGGGCGCTGTCGGCCGAGACGGGGACGTACATCGACGCCGACGCGGCGGTCACCCGCCTGGGCCCGCCGCTGGACGAGGAGCTGGCGTACTGGTTCCCGCAGGCCGAGATCCCGGCCATGGCGGACCGCTACCGGGAGATCTACCCCGACCACGCCATCGCGCCGACCCCGGCCATGCCCGGCGCCCGCGAGGCCGTCGCCGCCGTCCAGGCGATGGGCGGCCGCGCGATCGTCGTCACCGCCAAGCACGAGCCCAACGCCCGCCTGCACCTGGAGCACCTCGGCATCGAGCCGGACGCGGTGATCGGCTGGCTGTGGGCGGAGGCCAAGGCGGGTGCGCTGCGCGAGCACGGGGCGCAGATCTACGTCGGCGACCACATCGGTGACGTACGCGGTGCCCGGACGGCCGGTGCACTGTCCGTGGCGGTGCCGACCGGCCCGTGCCCGGAGCCGGAACTGCGCGCCGCGGGCGCGGACGTGGTGCTGGCGGACCTCACCGCGCTGCCGCGGTGGCTCGCGGGGTACGTCGCCGTGCAGCCCGTCTAG
- a CDS encoding cold-shock protein, which produces MPTGKVKWFNSEKGFGFLSRDDGGDVFVHSSVLPAGVDALKPGQRVEFGVVAGQRGDQALSVTVLDPAPSVAAAQRRKPDELASIVQDLTTLLENITPMLERGRYPDKAHGTKIAGLLRAVADQLDV; this is translated from the coding sequence GTGCCTACCGGCAAGGTCAAGTGGTTCAACAGTGAGAAGGGCTTCGGCTTTCTCTCCCGTGACGACGGCGGCGACGTCTTCGTCCACTCGTCGGTGCTCCCCGCCGGGGTCGATGCCCTCAAGCCCGGTCAGCGAGTCGAGTTCGGTGTCGTCGCCGGACAACGCGGTGACCAGGCACTTTCGGTGACCGTCCTGGATCCGGCGCCGTCCGTCGCGGCCGCCCAGCGCCGCAAGCCCGACGAGCTCGCCTCGATCGTGCAGGACCTCACCACCCTGCTGGAGAACATCACCCCGATGCTGGAGCGCGGCCGCTACCCCGACAAGGCGCACGGCACGAAGATCGCCGGTCTGCTGCGCGCGGTGGCCGACCAGCTCGACGTCTGA
- a CDS encoding 1,4-dihydroxy-6-naphthoate synthase — protein MSNTTTVTDGEALKIAYSPCPNDTFVFDAWAHGRVPGAPALDVTFADIDITNGMAERGELDVLKVSYAVLPWVLEEYALLPCGGALGRGCGPLVLTREPGLDLVGRTVAVPSERSTAYLLFRLWAADVLPEGVGEVVVLPFHEIMPAVRDGRVDAGLVIHEARFTYQDYGLHCLADMGEHWESATGLPIPLGAIIAKRSLGAERLRELAASARASVRMAWDDPQASRPYVRAHAQELDPVVADQHIGLYVNEFTADLGESGYAAVRGLLTRAAAEGLVPAIAPDALAFP, from the coding sequence ATGAGCAACACCACCACCGTGACCGACGGTGAAGCGCTGAAGATCGCCTATTCGCCCTGCCCGAACGACACGTTCGTCTTCGACGCATGGGCGCACGGCCGGGTACCGGGCGCCCCGGCACTGGACGTCACCTTCGCGGACATCGACATCACCAACGGGATGGCCGAGCGCGGCGAACTGGACGTGCTGAAGGTGTCGTACGCGGTGCTGCCGTGGGTGCTGGAGGAGTACGCGCTGCTGCCCTGCGGCGGTGCGCTCGGGCGCGGCTGCGGACCGCTGGTCCTGACCCGGGAGCCCGGCCTGGACCTGGTGGGGAGGACCGTCGCGGTGCCGAGCGAGCGCTCCACCGCCTACCTGCTCTTCCGGCTGTGGGCGGCGGACGTGCTGCCGGAGGGCGTCGGCGAGGTGGTCGTCCTGCCGTTCCACGAGATCATGCCGGCGGTGCGCGACGGCCGGGTGGACGCCGGACTGGTCATCCACGAGGCCCGGTTCACCTACCAGGACTACGGGCTGCACTGCCTGGCCGACATGGGCGAGCACTGGGAGTCCGCCACCGGCCTGCCGATCCCGCTCGGCGCGATCATCGCGAAGCGCTCGCTGGGGGCGGAGCGGCTGCGCGAGCTGGCCGCATCGGCGCGCGCCTCCGTTCGGATGGCCTGGGACGACCCGCAGGCCTCCCGCCCGTACGTGCGCGCACACGCGCAGGAACTGGACCCGGTCGTCGCCGACCAGCACATCGGGCTGTACGTCAACGAGTTCACGGCGGACCTGGGCGAATCCGGCTACGCGGCGGTGCGCGGGCTGCTGACGAGGGCCGCGGCCGAGGGGCTGGTACCGGCCATCGCGCCGGACGCGCTCGCCTTCCCGTAG
- a CDS encoding futalosine hydrolase: MRALVVTAVGAESDSVLAGLTPHPDSPGPEPRTLPPGRPRTQSGAGYPVARRDLPGIALDVLVGGVGPAAAAAGTATALALGEYELVVSAGIGGGFAPAAPVGSLVVADAIVAADLGAQTPEGFLDVAALGFGHSVHLPPAELAARAAEATGALLAPVLTVSTVTGTADGAAALTARHPLAGAEAMEGFGVAEAAAAYGLPVLEIRAVSNTVGPRDRAAWRIGDALAALAEGFRVLGPVLANWGERHEQHHHRDRR; encoded by the coding sequence GTGCGCGCGCTCGTCGTGACGGCGGTGGGGGCGGAGTCGGACTCCGTCCTCGCCGGTCTGACCCCTCATCCGGACAGTCCCGGTCCCGAGCCGCGCACGCTCCCCCCGGGGCGTCCCCGGACGCAGTCCGGGGCGGGATACCCCGTCGCCCGCCGGGACCTGCCGGGCATCGCCCTCGACGTGCTCGTCGGCGGCGTCGGTCCCGCGGCGGCCGCCGCGGGCACGGCCACGGCGCTGGCCCTCGGCGAGTACGAGCTCGTCGTCAGCGCCGGCATCGGCGGCGGGTTCGCGCCCGCCGCGCCGGTCGGCTCCCTGGTGGTCGCGGACGCGATCGTCGCCGCCGACCTCGGGGCACAGACCCCCGAAGGGTTCCTCGACGTGGCGGCGCTGGGCTTCGGGCACAGCGTGCACCTGCCGCCCGCCGAACTGGCCGCCCGGGCCGCGGAGGCGACCGGGGCCCTGCTGGCGCCCGTACTGACCGTGTCCACCGTGACCGGAACCGCCGACGGGGCGGCCGCTCTCACGGCCCGGCACCCGCTGGCCGGTGCCGAGGCCATGGAGGGCTTCGGGGTGGCGGAAGCGGCCGCCGCGTACGGCCTGCCCGTGCTGGAGATCCGCGCCGTGTCCAACACCGTGGGACCGCGCGACCGTGCCGCCTGGCGGATCGGGGACGCGCTGGCGGCGCTCGCCGAAGGCTTCCGCGTGCTCGGGCCCGTACTCGCGAACTGGGGAGAACGCCATGAGCAACACCACCACCGTGACCGACGGTGA
- a CDS encoding MFS transporter has protein sequence MSSVAPARSSDDGSGPARRAGRAVGRALHRPITGPAKGIRRATHAHGAGESGLGKLIELHAINGAGDMMITVALASTVFFSVPTDEARGRVALYLAITMAPFTVLAPVIGPLLDRLPHGRRASMAAAMLARALLAVTMSGAVATGGLELYPAALGVLVASKSYGVVRSAVVPRLLPPKFSLVKANSRVTLAGLLATGAAAPVAAGLNSIGPQWPLYGACVVFLVGTFAAFTLPHKVDEAKGERRARLSTHEAHSKRPGLRTVSRSVLCGLLANAAMRGLSGFLIFFLAFLLREHPLAGQSAAVSLGIVGVSAGVGNACGTAVGAWLRARAPEAIVASVLCVTLGVAVLAAVFYSGLFVAVLAATAGFCQALAKLSLDAMIQRDVPEAVRTSAFARSETLLQVAWVMGGAIGIALPLNGVLGMSVAAAIVALGAAMAVRGVISAPRHHSRQRPSRPSVA, from the coding sequence ATGTCGAGTGTGGCACCCGCACGGTCGTCCGACGACGGCTCGGGACCGGCCAGGCGGGCCGGCCGGGCTGTCGGGCGTGCTCTGCACCGTCCGATCACCGGTCCGGCCAAGGGGATCCGGCGGGCCACGCACGCGCACGGGGCGGGCGAGTCGGGCCTGGGCAAGCTGATCGAGCTGCACGCGATCAACGGCGCGGGCGACATGATGATCACGGTGGCACTGGCGTCGACGGTGTTCTTCTCCGTGCCGACGGACGAGGCGCGGGGCCGGGTGGCCCTGTACCTGGCGATCACGATGGCGCCCTTCACGGTGCTGGCCCCGGTGATCGGTCCGCTGCTGGACCGGCTGCCGCACGGCCGCAGGGCCTCGATGGCGGCGGCGATGCTGGCGCGGGCGCTGCTCGCCGTGACCATGTCGGGAGCGGTGGCCACGGGGGGTCTGGAGCTGTATCCGGCGGCACTGGGCGTGCTGGTGGCGTCCAAGTCGTACGGAGTCGTACGCAGTGCCGTGGTCCCGCGGCTGCTCCCACCGAAGTTCTCACTCGTCAAGGCGAACTCCCGGGTCACGCTGGCCGGTCTGCTGGCCACGGGCGCAGCGGCGCCGGTGGCTGCCGGGCTGAACTCGATCGGGCCGCAGTGGCCGCTGTACGGGGCCTGCGTCGTCTTCCTGGTCGGCACCTTCGCCGCGTTCACGCTGCCGCACAAGGTGGACGAGGCGAAGGGCGAGCGCCGCGCCCGGCTGTCGACGCACGAGGCGCACTCGAAGCGGCCGGGGCTGCGGACCGTCAGCCGCAGCGTGCTGTGCGGGCTGCTGGCGAACGCGGCGATGCGCGGACTGTCCGGATTCCTGATCTTCTTCCTGGCGTTCCTGCTGCGCGAGCACCCGCTGGCGGGGCAGAGCGCGGCGGTGTCCCTGGGCATCGTCGGCGTGTCGGCGGGGGTGGGCAACGCCTGCGGGACGGCGGTGGGCGCGTGGCTGCGGGCGCGGGCGCCGGAGGCGATCGTCGCGTCGGTGCTCTGCGTGACGCTGGGGGTGGCGGTGCTGGCGGCCGTCTTCTACAGCGGGCTGTTCGTGGCGGTGCTGGCCGCGACGGCGGGCTTCTGCCAGGCGCTGGCGAAGCTGTCGCTGGACGCGATGATCCAGCGGGACGTGCCGGAGGCGGTGCGGACCTCCGCGTTCGCCCGTTCGGAGACGCTGCTGCAGGTGGCGTGGGTGATGGGCGGGGCGATCGGCATCGCGCTGCCGCTGAACGGCGTACTGGGCATGTCGGTGGCGGCGGCGATCGTCGCGCTGGGCGCGGCCATGGCAGTCCGCGGCGTCATCTCGGCCCCTCGCCACCACTCGCGGCAACGCCCGTCCCGCCCCAGCGTGGCCTGA
- a CDS encoding DUF3027 domain-containing protein, which translates to MSAATTRSRTPRTPDRLCVEAVELARAAAEEAAFPGVVGAHVSAVAEGDRVVTHFFESKEPGYRGWRWAVTVARASRAKNVTLDETVLLPGDDALLAPEWVPWSDRLRPGDMGPGDLLPTEADDLRLEPGWSGEDAPPPNSVVSTEMAELVEAEDADVTDRVTVPARGSITAVAEELGMRRARVLSRYGLHGAADRWDESFGAKTPMAQAAPASCVSCGFLVAVGGSLGQAFGVCANEFSPADGRLVSLSYGCGGHSEAAVMPAPLRPAPPVLDSMASDEFALRPAADTGSVPAPDAQAADPDLGHA; encoded by the coding sequence GTGAGTGCTGCGACGACGCGAAGCCGTACCCCGCGTACCCCCGACCGCCTGTGCGTCGAGGCGGTGGAACTCGCCCGCGCGGCCGCCGAGGAGGCCGCCTTCCCCGGTGTGGTGGGCGCGCACGTCTCCGCCGTGGCGGAGGGCGACCGCGTCGTCACCCACTTCTTCGAGTCGAAGGAACCGGGATACCGCGGCTGGCGCTGGGCCGTCACCGTGGCCCGCGCCTCCCGGGCCAAGAACGTCACCCTCGACGAAACGGTGCTGCTCCCCGGCGACGACGCCCTGCTGGCCCCCGAGTGGGTGCCGTGGAGCGACCGGCTGCGCCCCGGCGACATGGGCCCGGGCGACCTGCTGCCCACCGAGGCCGATGACCTGAGGCTGGAGCCGGGCTGGTCGGGCGAGGACGCCCCGCCGCCGAACTCCGTGGTCTCCACCGAGATGGCCGAACTCGTCGAGGCGGAGGACGCCGACGTCACCGACCGTGTGACCGTTCCGGCCCGCGGATCCATCACGGCGGTCGCCGAGGAACTCGGCATGCGCCGGGCGCGCGTGCTCTCCCGCTACGGGCTGCACGGCGCGGCCGACCGCTGGGACGAGTCCTTCGGGGCGAAGACCCCGATGGCGCAGGCCGCCCCTGCGTCCTGTGTCTCCTGCGGCTTCCTCGTCGCCGTCGGCGGTTCGCTCGGCCAGGCCTTCGGCGTCTGCGCGAACGAGTTCAGCCCGGCCGACGGACGCCTGGTGTCGCTGTCCTACGGCTGCGGCGGCCACTCCGAGGCCGCGGTCATGCCGGCGCCGCTGCGGCCGGCCCCGCCGGTCCTGGACTCGATGGCCTCGGACGAGTTCGCACTGCGGCCGGCCGCCGACACGGGCTCGGTTCCGGCCCCGGACGCCCAGGCCGCGGACCCGGACCTCGGACACGCGTGA
- a CDS encoding GDSL-type esterase/lipase family protein, producing the protein MRFMFVGDSMTIGRAGDYTWRYRMWQHLNSTFGGPYRIVGPRCEVYDTAADAPISHEYAAPGFPEHARRHLAGWGEGWQHMAPVMGETVAAHRPDVLLVSLGLIDLGFYTDAGQTADNVRRFIAGARSARPGVRMVLLPVIPNSRAEEDAPFAAEVARFNELLAKAVADLTTDTSPILLAARPAAYDIHRDTYDGTHPNASGEHRLAGEFAAVLHQAWGIGGPYRPGHDAGPAS; encoded by the coding sequence ATGCGTTTCATGTTCGTCGGCGACTCCATGACCATCGGACGCGCGGGCGACTACACCTGGCGCTACCGGATGTGGCAGCACCTCAACTCGACCTTCGGCGGCCCCTACCGGATCGTCGGCCCGCGCTGCGAGGTCTACGACACCGCCGCCGACGCGCCCATCAGCCACGAGTACGCCGCCCCCGGCTTCCCCGAGCACGCCCGCCGCCACCTCGCCGGCTGGGGCGAGGGCTGGCAGCACATGGCGCCCGTCATGGGCGAGACCGTGGCCGCGCACCGCCCGGACGTCCTGCTGGTCTCCCTGGGCCTGATCGACCTCGGCTTCTACACCGACGCCGGGCAGACCGCCGACAACGTCCGCCGCTTCATAGCGGGCGCCCGCTCCGCCCGCCCCGGCGTCCGCATGGTGTTGCTGCCCGTCATCCCGAACAGCCGCGCAGAGGAGGACGCCCCCTTCGCGGCCGAGGTGGCCCGGTTCAACGAGCTCCTCGCGAAGGCCGTGGCCGACCTCACCACGGACACCTCTCCGATCCTGCTGGCCGCGCGCCCGGCCGCCTACGACATCCACCGGGACACCTACGACGGCACCCACCCCAACGCCTCCGGCGAGCACCGGCTCGCGGGGGAGTTCGCCGCGGTCCTGCACCAGGCCTGGGGCATCGGCGGGCCCTACCGCCCCGGGCACGACGCCGGGCCGGCGTCCTGA
- a CDS encoding aldo/keto reductase yields the protein MKYTQLGRTGLKVSRLVLGTMNFGPQTDEPTSHGILDAALAAGLNFVDTANVYGWGENKGRTEEIIGTWFAQGGGRRDKTVLATKVYGSMSREGETWPNEDRLSALNIRRAVEASLKRLQTDHIDLYQFHHIDRRTPFEEIWQAVDVLIQQGKILYAGSSNFPGYKIAQANETAARRGMVGLVSEQCLYNLAERRAEMEVVPAAQDYGLGVIPWSPLHGGLLGGVIKKEAKGGRRASGRSADALANSSVRAQVQAYEDLVDKHGLDPAETALAWLLTRPGVTGPIVGPRTAEQLDGALRALELELGEELLTGLDEIFPGPGPSPEAFAW from the coding sequence ATGAAGTACACGCAGCTCGGACGCACCGGACTCAAGGTCAGCCGACTCGTCCTCGGCACGATGAACTTCGGTCCGCAGACAGACGAACCGACCAGCCACGGCATCCTGGACGCCGCCCTCGCCGCAGGTCTGAATTTCGTGGACACGGCCAATGTGTACGGGTGGGGTGAGAACAAGGGGCGCACCGAGGAGATCATCGGAACCTGGTTCGCCCAAGGCGGCGGCCGCCGCGACAAGACCGTCCTGGCCACCAAGGTCTACGGCTCCATGTCCCGTGAGGGCGAGACCTGGCCCAACGAGGACCGCCTGTCGGCACTGAACATCCGCCGGGCCGTCGAGGCCAGCCTCAAGCGGCTCCAGACCGACCACATCGACCTGTACCAGTTCCACCACATCGACCGCCGGACCCCCTTCGAGGAGATCTGGCAGGCCGTCGACGTGCTGATCCAGCAGGGCAAGATCCTCTACGCCGGCTCCTCCAACTTCCCCGGCTACAAGATCGCCCAGGCCAATGAGACGGCCGCCCGGCGCGGGATGGTCGGCCTGGTCAGCGAGCAGTGCCTCTACAACCTCGCCGAACGGCGGGCCGAGATGGAGGTCGTCCCGGCCGCCCAGGACTACGGCCTCGGGGTCATCCCGTGGTCGCCGCTGCACGGCGGACTGCTGGGCGGGGTCATCAAGAAGGAGGCCAAGGGCGGCCGCCGCGCGTCGGGGCGCTCCGCGGACGCGCTGGCCAACAGTTCGGTACGGGCCCAGGTTCAGGCGTACGAGGACCTGGTCGACAAGCACGGCCTGGATCCCGCCGAGACCGCCCTGGCCTGGCTGCTCACCCGGCCGGGAGTGACGGGCCCCATCGTCGGCCCGCGCACCGCCGAGCAGTTGGACGGTGCCCTGCGCGCGCTGGAACTGGAGCTCGGCGAGGAACTGCTGACCGGCCTGGACGAGATCTTCCCCGGGCCGGGACCGTCCCCGGAGGCCTTCGCCTGGTAG
- a CDS encoding LuxR family transcriptional regulator yields MLTELGLDARAEAVYRAMLMEPGSGVAALADAVGIGESGVREALDLLSELALVQPSADDSGRLRAVSPDIGMEILMARGQAELAAQQQRLEASRAAAARLISEYSELRPAARHPGVEQLIGLDAVRDRLVALTRETKEELLAFSPDATLSESALAASRPLNRTLLERGVRMRTLYLDSVRNSRPSVEHANWLTELGGQVRTAASLPTRMLIVDRRTALIPVSDDSAAGAVVLSGHGMLVALCALFESTWATAQPLAEVAVLGPDGLTSQQAAAVRLLAEGHTDEAIAKRLGVSSRTARRIANELMERLGARSRFEAGARAVQEGWLPTRA; encoded by the coding sequence ATGTTGACCGAACTGGGCCTCGATGCGAGAGCCGAAGCCGTCTACCGCGCCATGCTCATGGAACCCGGGTCGGGTGTCGCCGCGCTCGCCGACGCCGTCGGGATCGGCGAGAGCGGCGTACGCGAGGCCCTGGACCTGCTGAGTGAGCTGGCCCTGGTCCAGCCGTCGGCCGACGACAGCGGGCGGTTGCGGGCCGTCTCCCCGGACATCGGGATGGAGATCCTGATGGCCCGGGGCCAGGCGGAGCTCGCCGCGCAGCAGCAGCGGCTGGAGGCGTCCCGGGCCGCCGCGGCCAGGCTGATCTCCGAGTACTCGGAGCTGCGGCCGGCCGCCCGACACCCCGGCGTGGAGCAGCTCATCGGGCTCGACGCGGTCCGTGACCGACTGGTCGCGCTGACCAGGGAGACGAAGGAGGAGCTGCTGGCGTTCTCGCCGGACGCGACGCTGAGCGAGTCGGCCCTGGCCGCCTCGCGCCCTCTGAACAGAACGCTGCTGGAACGCGGCGTCCGCATGCGCACCCTCTATCTCGACAGCGTGCGCAACAGTCGGCCCTCCGTCGAGCACGCCAACTGGCTCACGGAGCTCGGCGGCCAGGTCCGTACGGCAGCGTCGCTGCCGACCCGGATGCTCATCGTCGACCGCCGGACGGCGTTGATCCCGGTGAGCGACGACTCCGCGGCGGGTGCCGTCGTCCTGAGCGGGCACGGGATGCTGGTCGCCCTCTGCGCGCTCTTCGAGTCGACGTGGGCGACGGCGCAGCCGCTGGCGGAGGTGGCGGTCCTGGGTCCGGACGGGCTGACCTCCCAGCAGGCCGCCGCCGTACGCCTGTTGGCGGAGGGGCACACGGACGAGGCGATAGCCAAGCGGCTGGGGGTCTCCTCGCGTACGGCCCGGCGCATCGCCAACGAGCTGATGGAACGGCTCGGCGCCCGCAGTCGCTTCGAGGCCGGGGCCCGGGCCGTCCAGGAGGGCTGGCTGCCGACGCGGGCCTGA